The Plasmodium cynomolgi strain B DNA, chromosome 5, whole genome shotgun sequence genome segment CCAACGCTTGTACGAAAACACGCTTATGGATGCTCAAAAATACCtttgtcattcttttttttcctgttcccTTTATTGTTTCCATTTCTGGATTTActtcgaaatattttatgctAAACTTTGGGTTTCCAAATGTTTCCAATAAATGGTAAAAGTAACATTGAGGTCATCGGAAACGGAAATTTCtgcaaaaatttgttcgAACTTGCGTGATGGGtgcttttttatgaacatgtATCCGTGATGCACGCATAGAagttttctttccttttttttttttcgcttcatcTACACTTTTCCTTTGACGCAAAGTAATGCAGTCATTTGGAATGAGTTAAATTCTTTCCGATTTACTCACACGGTTTGTTAAATTACAAGTTGTGATGGTACATGATGCGTACCATTTGTGTACGTAATAATGAGTACGGGATAACGAACGGCACTCGAGTCTTTACATATAACATTCTTTGCGGAAAATGGtggggaaaattaaaaaaaaaaaatcaaaactgGGTTAAAAAAGACTCTCTCGGCGTCCACTTTTCGAGTTCAAAAcgagaaaagggaaatagaCACATATACACGCATGAACATGTATGCGCATgggcatatacacacatgaaCATGTACGCGCATGGGAATATACACTCTTgagcatatgcatgtatacgTGCAAGCACGCATGTCACGCTTAGCAAAACGTACGAATAAGTAAAACTAAAGAGGTAAAGACAAAATGTGGTAACAAAGTTGCAGCCTTTGGGTATGTTCAACTTTATGCAGCACTGCAGTGGTGCGGCACCGTGGCatccttttgttttcctcgtTCAACTGAAGAACAACAGGATGGTCCTACGCGGATGTTCCTTATGATTGAGTATCACCAGGTGGTTGCTTAATATTTACGTTGATGTGCACAATCGAGTTCAGAAGATTCTTCTTCTCGGAACTGCCCTTGTCCGAATCACTGTCCTTCATGTTCTTCTCTATATATTCTTGTAATTCCTTCTCACTTGGAAATGTTTTAGTAATGTTTTTTCCCATGATGTACCCCTTCTGTGATTGAACAACTCCACCATCTGCGGTATCAAGTAAAAGGTTGACAACGAATGCAACCGTTTCGGGATCATCCAATTCGTTTTTATGTTTGGGTTTAAGCAAGTATGCACCTCCAATTAAAGTCGATATGAGGGCAACTGCTGTGGCTGCAGAGCCTGCCAGTATTgcgttcttcttttttttatcagagttattcaatttttcgttGATTGCGTTGAACGCATCTAGGACTTTCTTCTTAACCACATTCTCTGAGCACATACATGGTGCCAATAAGTTAATTATGACGAGAATGTTTatgagtaaaaatatgcaggAAATTCTCATTTTGAGCGAAAGGTACGGCACTGATGATTTGAGTGGTTGTGCTTACAAAGCAGTGATGGGATCGTGCAAGTTGCACAAATTTATGCTTGGCACAGGACTCGCAAAAATGGCGTTACTGCGACAAAAATGGCTTATTTTGGCAAGTTGCTTTGTTTGGAAGAAATATGCTTTATTTAGGACAAAAGAGGCGTTTTTTCCGCGttcttttcttatttttgaatacttatgttgctaatttttttttgtacttcgattttttttgtactttttttcgcatttctttgcatttttttgcattttttttgcattactGCTTACATGCTTGCATATGTATCTTTCCGAACAACGGCAGCTCTTTCATTTCATCTACTTGTACTTCCAtcgcctctttttttgttgtgtcTTTGCATGCACATCGGCGAACAATGCAACGTAATGTGGCCTCATAATAACCGCGGCTGCACGCGccttggaaaaatatattcaattttcctttttggccaCTAAGGAGAACGTGGGatcggagaaaaaaaaacgaaagcgCCACCATGGTGTGCCTGCatttgcacatgtacatgcgcATGACCCTTTTGTGCATGTAGTGGGGAGAACAAGACGTTCACTTCCTTTCGCGGGGCGAATTTCATCCACTCAATGTTATGACTTATCCACATAAAGTGGGACCACCAAATTGAAGGAGAACTTTTATACAGAGTAGCCACTTGATTAACACAAGCAAAAGGAACTACTGTTACATACACAAATTTTACATGCGTGCAAAATGAGAATCTGCTTaagtgattatttttttctttacgtGCTGCATCGAAATGGAATGTCTCCAATTTGAACACATGGCGTGATAGCGAAAAGCACAAATTAAAAGACGTTTAAGTCTGTTTCTGTGTAGCAAACAGTTGCATATGTACTCCATTTTATATCTATCCCTTTGAATTACAAAACGACATTACATTAACAGAGGCCCATCCACATGTTTAACATTTCGTATGGCCCCTTTTCTCCGCAAAATGAGTGATGCAACATATACGATATGTGAAGAAATGACTCCATGTTTATGTTCATATGCAGACCCAAATGGGGCTATTCGAAAATATGCCTGCGGGCGAAGCAGCGcgtccatattttttaaccagATTTCCCAATCCATATCTTggcgccaaaaaaattgttcaaattTATGCCAAAATGTATACCGCCTCACGCTACTCGTTTCAcctttaattttgcaaaaaaaaaattgtcaagtCAATGCGTGTAACTGCATATGTGTCTGTATGCACGCGAAACCTCGTGAACTCTTCCACAGGCCGGCCAAACCTATGTccaattttctcaaaattaacagctaataaaaaaaaaaaaatcacatgtTCCATAATCTCCATtaactattattttttagcaaaattttgcttCAGTTGGGTCACTACATATAACGATGAAATGTTGTCACGCACAATGCTTTCTCAATTTTTAGCaggattttgtttttttttaaaatatggcCGTTAAAATGTATAACACCGCCTTACGCTGCTCAAGCAAATCTGATTAAAATTGCCCCCAAAGCAGCGCTTTTTTATGCTCTTCCCAAGCACATCCAATAACAAATATGCAgtcctgaaaaaaaaaaaaaaaaaaaaactccaaacGGCTAACCGGTCTTACGCAAATACACACAATGGGACATGCATTTGAGGCTACTAAAAAAGAGGTACACCCTAATTTTTACCAAACTCTATAAAAGTAACACACACacggaaataaaaattgcaaaataagTGGCATGATTGGAAATGCAAATAATAATCGTTCccattaaatttaaaaaaaaaatatacaaagtggggaaaaaaaaaaaaacatccacatttattcccccattttatgcgtaaagaaagaaaaaagttcacaTAATTTTCTCACTGATTACATCCCTATTTTTTCTAGCGCAATATTTCAATAAAtgacattttaatttttgtccATTTAATACACTTTTACACACCATACCATTTCCACAAGTCCGTTGCATGCCGAGTAACGAGACCCTCTCTTGTGTGTATAATCTCCTAGACCGTCACATAtaagctttaaaaaaaaaaaaaaaaaacagcgaaaattcttaaaaaagaatttgtcGAAAATGCCATACGAGGAAGCACTCTTGTTGCACATGTTACtaaatttcgttttttccttttaaattaaatgtaaGAGTTCTAATTCAAGGAGCTTTTCCAACTGTACTAAATGCAATTGGGCTTATCAAAGCTTAAATAATTTCCCACAGGTATTACTCTGCAAATTGTCCTGTCTTTTGCTTAATACAAGACAAGCGCACAagctttttaattaattttatgcCTCCCTTGGATGTATACCTCTTAATTCACGCAAacgatttttcctttttttaaaaagaaaaagaaaaaggaaatgtttATACTGGTGTAAACATGcatgaataaaaaagttgcGCGTCTTTTGCGTTCGTAATTGTCCTAAGATCTTAAGATACTCTTAAAATTGGCATGCCAtaaaatgcaattttttttttttttttcctttttccttgttcAGTTGCACAATTATTACTCTTTTtcaaatcttttttttcaatttttatttttttttttttgttacaccatatcaaattttttaatcatacAAATTGGATAAGTGAAAGTCAAAGGGTTTTCCTGTTATGTCCACAACAATTTAGGCTAAATCTTGCAAAAATTTAACCatgccctttttgttttgttattcAGGTGTATTGATACACATGTTGGGACATTTCTATCAAAAGATATTTGCATTCATGAGTTTACCCAACCGCGTGtgtgttttccctttcgGTAACCTTACGCCCAGTGAGCTCCCACCCATGCGTGCTCTTGCGCGACTATgcgcacctttttttgtaatagGACATGTTTCACCACTTCTTGCATCCTGCACTAGGGAACTATagtcttcatttttcagTACTACGTTCCTTTccagaattttttatctgtccttaaaaaaatgaaaataaatcgtGTTGAAATGGAAAGGCCTTATTTTTGCAGCGCCTTTGTCTTgtgactattttttttttttattcatttattctCATTTTCCTACTTCTTGCCCTTTTGATGGGTAGCACTTATACGCCCACTTATCATGTGCATGAATAAATGATGAGTACTGTAGTGCAGTAACCTCTTACATTACTCATGTGTTACTTTTGGTGTATTCTTTTGGAGAAATGTGTTACTCGTTAAGTTTGTTCGAATGTGTATAAGCATAGTAGACACTCATTTTGACCCCTCTCCcatgtgtttattttatttctgttttgtatttattaAGAGTTTGTTCTGCTCACTGGGTATATACCCTACTGGTTCGTGGACTACCCTCTCCCCTCGACCACCGCCAGATTGGCTTACCGTCTAGCATAGCTGAAATAAAACGTTGACAGCGCACTATGCCTACgtaccattttgtttttgcaccctgaatattttaaacaaGTACATTTTCTTTCATGTGAACAAAAAGTACCATACAGAAATTAACAgataacaacaaaaaaaaaaaaaaaaaattcccgtCTTGAACAATttgcaaatggggaaagaacCACCCCACAGTAAAGGGAAGCACCTCCCAGTTGCTACACATAAATGTGTTAAGAAACGACGAAGCatagaaaagggaaaacagagaacaccccccaaatgggcaaTAATTAATAACAACTTCGGATTGCTATCCAAGTGGGACTCCCTTACACATAGCAGTAATGCAAATATGAAGGCAGGTCAAGTACACAAACATTTCTTTATTAAACCTAGGACATATTTCTGCGATATGCATCGCCAAAAGTGTGCATGTTTGGACAAATGGAATGGTAATTTAGTTCAATTGGAACTTTCAACGAAGAGCGACTCCAGAAAAACCGAAGAAAACCAAAGCGATATCACCACTGGTGACGAAACTGATAGGGGTGCTACAAATGGGGGTGCCACTAACAACTTCGGTTCCAATGGCGGCAATTGTAAAAGCCCTCTTAGTGATAAATCAAACGAGGTTGGAAAAAATCCGGTAAGAAGACACTCTTCCAAAGTGAGTGGCTTACAAAAAGACAGCTTCACAAAAAAGTACCTCCCCGCCAAGGGAACCGCTACAGATAACACTATCACGAACGCGGAAAACACAGAGAAAGACCCcttgtccatttttaaaaccgAATCGGATAAAATTCTAGAacacattaaaaaatggaaaatgaagagatCGACTCTTTTCAAAAGGGATCACATGCCTGACTATGTGGGCAGTAGGGAGACCCCTTCTCCAAGCGCGAAGGAAGTCGCCCCGAATTATTCGAACTTCCttagggacaaaaaaaggaaaaaaaaaaaaaagatacgtgtggaatttttccaaaaaaattggaaagtTTCAGCAGTGGTGAACGAGCCCATTACAACTATgcaaatggtgaaaaaaatgactctCCAAAAAATGAGGCTCACATTCAAGACAAGACAACTGAAGGGGGAACATCACATACAATGGCAACCTTCTATAAtaataaggtaaaaaaaagccatttaaaaaacgaagaaatttGTTTCAGTCAAAAGGGAGATTGTAATTTCAACCAACTCGATGAGTTCCACATTGTAAGTGGACTCACCATGGAGCGAAAGCTGACTCTGTCTGGAGGGAACTGCCCCAGGCATAAAACTCCTTCTGATCGCAGCAGGTGCAGTGTTGGTGACAGGTCCATCCCTGCAAACATACCTAGCATAGAAGAGTTATATCAAAACGAGCAAATTAACCAacgaaagaaaagaaaaattgaaaccCAAAGTGACAGAAATGCATTAATTAACAGAACGAACAACTGCAAAAAACTGTTGAGTAGTCTTCCTGCTTTACGTCTAAAGGACGACTCGGATAATGACGCCCTTCATTCGAGTCAAATCGTTAGCAATCAAGTGAACTGTGCCTACTCACCCAAAGGGCACAACCAAGACATAGCTTTTAAAAGCGATTtaaaacggaaaaattatattttagcTAACAAAAGTGCATACACAAAAGACTCCACTGAGTCAGCAAAACATAGCTATGACATTTATGAAGAGGAGAATCGAAAAGCGGACACGAAAGGGTTCTCCACTCCAACTAAAAACCTAAACAAtgccaaaaattttatcaaaataggCACTTCACAAGATGTTCTTCATAGCGCTACCAAAAAGTTAAACTTGGAAGAACGAGCCATTGCAAAGAAGAGCATACAGAATGAACGTAGAGAATCcccaaatgtaaaaaatggaaataaaaaatctcTAACCGATCGGAAGGTGAAATTCGaacagggaaaaaggaacccTCACTCACCCGAAGAAGCTGCTAAGGTGACCCAAAGAAGAAATCATACAGAATATAATGACAACTCTGCTATTACTACAGAAGAAaacagaggaaaaaaaacatccagAAAACACACATCTCAGATGATCCACTTAGGGAAGACATCTGAATCCAATTTAGGAAAAAGATCCAATAATAATACCACTCTAAGAAACGAGAAAGGCACCTTCGGTGATGCCAATccaacaaaaaggggaactccCAATGGGTCAAACAACTTTCCTAAAACGAACATGCTAACTCATTCAAATAGGACAAAGAAAT includes the following:
- a CDS encoding early transcribed membrane protein (ETRAMP;~putative) → MRISCIFLLINILVIINLLAPCMCSENVVKKKVLDAFNAINEKLNNSDKKKKNAILAGSAATAVALISTLIGGAYLLKPKHKNELDDPETVAFVVNLLLDTADGGVVQSQKGYIMGKNITKTFPSEKELQEYIEKNMKDSDSDKGSSEKKNLLNSIVHINVNIKQPPGDTQS